In the genome of Streptomyces sp. NBC_00190, one region contains:
- a CDS encoding D-alanyl-D-alanine carboxypeptidase, with product MEEELVAGESPDKSVDEGTPGAASTSAEGDPRLSVFRPRDPEAPAAERDALRDVVAAWVATSEEKASEEDRAPERGSGAASSSPDPDSAGSSVRAESASASDGDGEADGEAETADSGSAPKPADSASGPAEPKPAPADRPADSAPAEPKAAPAAEKPAAVEQPADSDSAAPKETPARKAAPAARPADSASAEQKPAVTDGSADGERTAVFRAAKPAAAKRPADSGSAEPKAAPADESAGSERTAVFRVAKSAAADSAPAGSKETPGDRSGDAGSAAPKSAPAEEPAGSERTAVFRVAKSAAADSAPAGSKETPGNGSGDAGSAAPKSAPAEEPADSARTAVFRAVKPKADSASASASASDSASEGESVKEPAPRERTGVFRIPKVDSDADSADSERTAVFRAVKPKPAADSGPAEPTAAPADESADSERTAVFRAVKPAAADSAAAAPKASTFVPLRTDEPGQQPKPKPAETPAPKTPAAKTPAPKTPAQGAPAAKAPAPEAPAAKAPAPKAPAPKAPAPKVPAPASGPASGSPSAPAMDRAERTTQQPLPPRPPLDMLADLTNNPPPPPSPLRTAIRRFKIYFPLVVLLAIILAVVQLVRPLPQPKLVMTAKSQYTFGGSKPDLPWPSEGQAYMAAAGLGTLGQSGEQKPVPIASVTKSMTAYIILRDHPIKKGEQGALIDIDKTAETEGKKNNSTDNESTLDTVKEGEKISEYDAIAALMIPSANNIARLLARWDSGSQEAFVKKMNDTAKELGMKNTTYTDPSGLDATTVSTAEDQVKLGLKLVEIETLLEITKKPNWTDPSGKSWRNWNGLVPANDSLGIKTGTTTKAGGNLLFAAQKKVGKTNQLIVGAVLGQHKPPIIDSVVAASRQLMIATQKSLDGAPVVKKGEVVGYVDDGLGGRTPVVATADVQAVGWAGLTVDVKLADGGSKIPQTATAGTEIGVLTVGEGASQVKVPVALQSDLAAPGIGSKLTRVG from the coding sequence ATGGAGGAGGAACTGGTGGCGGGCGAGTCCCCCGACAAGTCGGTTGATGAAGGAACGCCGGGGGCGGCGTCGACCTCCGCGGAGGGTGACCCGAGGCTTTCGGTGTTCAGGCCGCGGGATCCCGAGGCCCCCGCCGCTGAGCGGGATGCGCTGCGGGACGTGGTGGCGGCGTGGGTCGCCACGTCCGAGGAGAAGGCCTCCGAGGAGGACCGGGCCCCGGAACGGGGGAGCGGGGCGGCGAGTTCGTCGCCGGACCCCGACTCCGCGGGGTCCTCCGTACGGGCGGAGTCGGCCTCGGCTTCGGATGGTGACGGCGAGGCCGACGGCGAGGCCGAGACGGCGGATTCGGGTTCGGCACCGAAGCCCGCTGATTCCGCTTCGGGTCCGGCCGAGCCGAAGCCGGCCCCGGCCGACCGGCCTGCCGATTCCGCTCCGGCGGAGCCGAAGGCTGCCCCGGCGGCCGAGAAGCCTGCCGCCGTCGAGCAGCCGGCCGATTCTGATTCGGCTGCGCCGAAGGAGACCCCGGCCCGGAAGGCGGCCCCTGCCGCCCGGCCCGCGGATTCCGCTTCGGCCGAGCAGAAGCCCGCCGTGACCGACGGGTCGGCCGACGGTGAGCGCACGGCCGTCTTCCGGGCCGCGAAGCCGGCTGCCGCCAAGCGGCCTGCGGATTCCGGTTCGGCCGAGCCGAAGGCTGCCCCTGCCGACGAGTCGGCCGGCAGCGAGCGCACCGCCGTCTTCCGGGTCGCGAAGTCGGCCGCTGCCGATTCCGCTCCGGCCGGTTCGAAGGAGACCCCGGGCGACCGGTCCGGCGATGCCGGTTCGGCGGCCCCGAAGTCTGCTCCTGCCGAGGAGCCGGCCGGCAGCGAGCGCACCGCCGTCTTCCGGGTCGCGAAGTCGGCCGCTGCCGATTCCGCTCCGGCCGGTTCGAAGGAGACCCCGGGCAACGGGTCCGGCGATGCCGGTTCGGCGGCCCCGAAGTCTGCTCCTGCCGAGGAGCCGGCCGACAGCGCGCGCACCGCCGTCTTCCGGGCCGTGAAGCCGAAGGCTGATTCCGCTTCGGCTTCCGCCTCCGCCTCCGATTCCGCTTCCGAGGGCGAGTCCGTCAAGGAGCCCGCTCCGCGTGAGCGGACCGGGGTGTTCCGGATTCCGAAGGTGGATTCCGACGCGGATTCCGCCGACAGCGAGCGCACCGCCGTGTTCCGTGCGGTGAAGCCGAAGCCGGCCGCCGATTCCGGTCCGGCCGAGCCGACGGCCGCCCCCGCCGACGAGTCGGCCGACAGCGAGCGCACCGCCGTCTTCCGGGCCGTGAAGCCCGCCGCTGCCGACTCCGCCGCGGCGGCGCCGAAGGCCAGCACCTTCGTGCCGCTGCGGACCGACGAGCCCGGGCAGCAGCCGAAGCCGAAGCCGGCCGAGACCCCGGCTCCGAAGACCCCGGCCGCGAAGACCCCGGCTCCGAAGACCCCGGCTCAGGGGGCCCCGGCCGCGAAGGCCCCTGCTCCGGAGGCTCCGGCCGCGAAGGCGCCCGCCCCGAAGGCCCCGGCCCCGAAGGCCCCGGCCCCGAAGGTCCCGGCGCCCGCGTCCGGCCCCGCGTCCGGCTCCCCGTCCGCGCCCGCGATGGACCGCGCGGAGCGGACCACCCAGCAGCCCCTGCCCCCCAGGCCGCCGCTCGACATGCTGGCGGACCTCACGAACAACCCGCCCCCGCCGCCGAGCCCGCTCCGCACCGCGATCCGGCGGTTCAAGATCTACTTCCCGCTCGTCGTGCTCCTCGCGATCATCCTGGCCGTCGTGCAGCTGGTGCGCCCCCTGCCCCAGCCGAAGCTCGTGATGACCGCGAAGTCCCAGTACACCTTCGGCGGCTCCAAGCCCGACCTGCCCTGGCCCAGTGAGGGCCAGGCCTACATGGCCGCCGCCGGCCTCGGCACGCTCGGCCAGTCCGGCGAGCAGAAGCCGGTGCCGATCGCGAGCGTCACCAAGTCGATGACGGCGTACATCATCCTGCGCGACCACCCCATCAAGAAGGGTGAGCAGGGCGCCTTGATCGACATCGACAAGACCGCCGAGACCGAGGGCAAGAAGAACAACTCGACCGACAACGAGTCCACCCTCGACACGGTCAAGGAGGGCGAGAAGATCTCGGAGTACGACGCGATCGCCGCCCTCATGATCCCGTCGGCCAACAACATCGCGCGGCTGCTGGCGCGCTGGGACTCCGGTTCCCAGGAGGCGTTCGTCAAGAAGATGAACGACACCGCCAAGGAACTCGGCATGAAGAACACCACGTACACGGACCCCTCGGGCCTGGACGCGACCACGGTGAGCACCGCCGAGGACCAGGTCAAGCTGGGCCTGAAGCTGGTGGAGATCGAGACGCTGCTCGAGATCACGAAGAAGCCCAACTGGACCGACCCGTCGGGCAAGTCCTGGCGGAACTGGAACGGCCTCGTCCCGGCCAACGACTCACTCGGCATCAAGACCGGTACGACGACCAAGGCCGGCGGAAACCTCCTCTTCGCCGCCCAGAAGAAGGTCGGCAAGACCAACCAGCTGATCGTCGGAGCCGTCCTCGGTCAGCACAAGCCGCCGATCATCGACAGCGTCGTCGCCGCGAGCAGGCAGCTGATGATCGCCACCCAGAAGTCCCTCGACGGCGCGCCCGTCGTGAAGAAGGGCGAGGTGGTCGGCTACGTGGACGACGGCCTCGGCGGCCGGACCCCGGTCGTCGCCACCGCCGACGTCCAGGCGGTCGGCTGGGCCGGCCTCACCGTGGACGTGAAGCTCGCCGACGGAGGCAGCAAGATCCCGCAGACCGCCACGGCCGGCACCGAGATCGGCGTACTGACCGTCGGCGAGGGCGCGAGCCAGGTGAAGGTGCCGGTGGCCCTGCAGAGCGACCTCGCCGCGCCGGGCATCGGCAGCAAGCTGACGCGCGTCGGCTGA
- a CDS encoding GOLPH3/VPS74 family protein, giving the protein MGRSRRTIPEELLLLALDPATGTTAQPQSLDLGLAGAQLVELALAGRIAPDGDRIAVVMPRPTGDPTLDSALELLRRRGSPVRAVHWIGGPRLGLRQIYLAHLERCGMVHAVAGQMCGVLPTTRYQATDTAISREIRARLDSAIRTGVPPDPRTAALAALAHAVGLGKHLYPGNEGRSSRSRLRDLIRHDPMGGLVAHAVMDVQNGVAAQPRRDRAPAPPARATASSVPLQPRRTGAMARAAAH; this is encoded by the coding sequence ATGGGCAGGAGCCGCAGAACAATTCCGGAGGAGCTTCTGTTGCTCGCTTTGGACCCGGCCACGGGTACCACGGCGCAGCCGCAGTCGCTCGACCTCGGCCTGGCCGGGGCACAGCTAGTGGAGCTGGCTCTGGCAGGACGGATAGCCCCTGACGGGGATCGTATCGCCGTGGTGATGCCACGGCCGACAGGAGATCCGACTCTGGACTCCGCACTGGAACTGCTGCGCAGGCGCGGCAGTCCGGTACGGGCCGTCCACTGGATCGGTGGACCCCGGCTGGGGCTCCGCCAGATTTACCTCGCCCACCTGGAGCGCTGCGGCATGGTCCACGCCGTCGCGGGACAGATGTGCGGGGTGCTGCCGACGACTCGCTACCAGGCGACGGACACGGCGATCAGCCGGGAGATCCGTGCCCGGCTCGACAGTGCGATCCGCACCGGCGTACCGCCGGACCCGCGGACCGCGGCGCTTGCCGCGCTGGCCCACGCGGTCGGACTCGGCAAGCACCTGTACCCCGGCAACGAGGGGCGGTCGTCCAGGTCCCGGCTGCGGGACCTGATCCGGCACGACCCGATGGGCGGACTCGTGGCGCATGCCGTGATGGACGTCCAGAACGGTGTGGCCGCACAGCCGCGCCGTGACCGCGCACCGGCACCGCCGGCCCGTGCCACGGCGAGCAGCGTCCCGCTGCAGCCGCGCCGGACCGGTGCGATGGCCCGCGCGGCCGCGCACTGA
- a CDS encoding helix-turn-helix domain-containing protein produces MASNVNPTVRRRRLGMELRKLREDKGMTAEQVAERLLVSQSKISRLENGRRSISQRDVRDLCEVYEVEDLRLVDSLMQMAKDSRQQGWWHAFGDIPYSVYIGLETDAASLRTYEPLVIPGLLQTTEYAQALVRGAWPETAPADVEKRVQVRMHRQKRLSETDNNNPELGPLRLWAVIDEAALRRCVGDAQLMTRQLEYLIKQSEQPHVTVQVMPFSLGAHPGVNGQYAILEFPDASDSTVVYIEGVTSDLYLEKANDVQKYSVMYEHLRAQALNVGQTREFISGIIDHYAGEGE; encoded by the coding sequence GTGGCGTCCAATGTCAATCCCACCGTCCGACGCCGCCGACTGGGCATGGAGTTGCGCAAGCTCCGCGAGGACAAGGGCATGACGGCCGAGCAGGTCGCCGAGCGCCTGCTCGTCTCCCAGTCCAAGATCAGCAGGCTGGAGAACGGCCGCCGTTCCATCAGCCAGCGCGACGTACGCGACCTGTGCGAGGTGTACGAGGTGGAGGACCTCCGGCTGGTGGACTCGCTCATGCAGATGGCCAAGGATTCCCGCCAGCAGGGCTGGTGGCACGCCTTCGGAGACATCCCGTACAGCGTCTACATCGGCCTGGAGACGGATGCCGCGAGCCTGCGCACCTACGAACCGCTGGTCATCCCGGGGCTGCTCCAGACCACGGAGTACGCCCAGGCCCTCGTCCGCGGCGCGTGGCCGGAGACCGCTCCGGCGGACGTGGAGAAGCGCGTCCAGGTCCGGATGCACCGCCAGAAGCGGCTCTCCGAGACGGACAACAACAACCCGGAGCTCGGACCGCTGCGCCTGTGGGCGGTGATCGACGAGGCCGCGCTGCGCCGGTGCGTGGGCGACGCCCAGCTGATGACCCGGCAGCTCGAGTACTTGATAAAGCAGTCGGAGCAGCCCCACGTCACGGTGCAGGTGATGCCGTTCTCGCTGGGGGCGCACCCCGGCGTCAACGGCCAGTACGCCATCCTGGAATTCCCGGACGCGTCCGACTCGACCGTGGTCTACATCGAGGGCGTGACGAGCGACCTGTACCTGGAGAAGGCCAACGACGTGCAGAAGTACAGCGTGATGTACGAGCACCTGCGCGCCCAGGCCCTCAACGTCGGCCAGACGCGGGAGTTCATCTCGGGGATCATCGACCACTACGCGGGCGAAGGCGAGTAA
- a CDS encoding DUF397 domain-containing protein, whose translation MAIRQGATDNWTKSSYSANGACVEVKSPVMEAIAVRDSKVQDGPSLTFAPGSWTSFVDGVSEGRLGRLA comes from the coding sequence ATGGCTATTCGCCAGGGCGCCACGGACAACTGGACCAAGTCCTCCTATTCCGCCAACGGAGCCTGCGTCGAGGTCAAGTCCCCCGTCATGGAGGCCATCGCGGTCCGTGACTCGAAGGTGCAGGACGGCCCGTCCCTCACCTTCGCGCCCGGCTCCTGGACCTCGTTCGTCGACGGTGTCAGCGAGGGCCGGCTGGGACGTCTAGCCTGA